The sequence CGCCACGAGCTGCGCACGCCGCTCAACCACATCATCGGCTACACCGAGATGCTCCTGGAGGAGCTCGAGGACAGCCACAAGCCCGAGCTGGCCGCCGGCCTCGGCGCGGTCCGCGACGACGCCCGCCAGCTGCTGACCAGGCTCAACGAGGTACTGGCGCGAGGCCAGACCGGAGCGCCGGACCTCGCGGCCGCGCGCGGCACTCTGGGCCCGC comes from Candidatus Methylomirabilota bacterium and encodes:
- a CDS encoding histidine kinase dimerization/phospho-acceptor domain-containing protein yields the protein MSIDPAAQLRHELRTPLNHIIGYTEMLLEELEDSHKPELAAGLGAVRDDARQLLTRLNEVLARGQTGAPDLAAARGTLGP